In Gemmatimonadota bacterium, a single genomic region encodes these proteins:
- the narH gene encoding nitrate reductase subunit beta, whose amino-acid sequence MDIRSQVAMVFHLDKCIGCHTCSVACKNIWTDRKGAEYMWWNNVETKPGTGYPGKWEDQDIYEGGWRKNGSSIGLRGAGKKKGLANIFHNPHLPVIDDYYEPFTYKYLNLIESPESDDQPTARPVSLITGEPMDIRMGPNWDDDMGGTPDHGRKDPNLENLTPAEQEAMFQLERMAFFYLPRICNHCLNPACVASCPSGAIYKRGEDGVVLINQDVCRGWRMCVTACPYKKSYYNWQTGKSEKCILCFPRIESGHAPACMHSCVGRIRYLGVLLYDADRIEEVASCDEKDLVDRQMDMIMDPTDPAVIASARANGIADSTLDAAAKSPVYRFVKEWNLALPLHPEFRTLPMLFYVPPLLPVMASVRDRSEAGDELNPMSKVWEDQWLYDTSTEELWGSIEQARIPMKYMANLFSAGDEGKVRERIQKMMAMRIHRRQVTVGDVSEDKANAALCAADLTTDSADAIYKLTSLAKFNDRFVIPAAHREQAIEMLEFTGDKRGSTGFGSHDTPARGI is encoded by the coding sequence ATGGATATCAGATCCCAGGTGGCGATGGTCTTCCACCTCGACAAGTGCATCGGATGCCATACCTGTTCGGTTGCGTGCAAGAACATCTGGACCGACCGAAAAGGCGCCGAATACATGTGGTGGAACAATGTAGAGACCAAGCCCGGCACGGGCTATCCGGGCAAGTGGGAAGACCAGGACATCTACGAAGGCGGCTGGCGGAAGAACGGGTCCAGCATCGGACTTCGCGGCGCGGGAAAGAAGAAGGGCCTTGCGAACATCTTCCACAATCCGCACCTGCCGGTCATTGACGACTATTACGAACCATTCACCTACAAGTACCTGAACCTCATCGAGTCGCCCGAATCGGACGACCAGCCCACGGCGCGTCCTGTTTCCCTGATTACCGGCGAACCGATGGACATTCGCATGGGACCCAACTGGGACGACGACATGGGGGGCACGCCTGATCACGGGCGGAAGGATCCGAATCTGGAGAACCTGACTCCCGCGGAGCAGGAAGCCATGTTCCAGTTGGAGCGCATGGCGTTCTTCTACCTCCCGAGGATCTGCAACCACTGTCTCAACCCGGCGTGCGTGGCGTCGTGCCCGTCCGGTGCTATCTACAAGCGCGGCGAAGACGGAGTGGTTCTGATCAACCAGGATGTCTGCCGGGGTTGGCGGATGTGCGTCACGGCGTGCCCGTACAAGAAGTCGTACTACAACTGGCAGACCGGCAAGTCCGAGAAGTGCATTCTCTGCTTCCCCCGGATTGAGTCGGGACACGCGCCCGCCTGCATGCACTCGTGTGTCGGGCGGATCCGCTATCTGGGCGTTCTGCTCTACGACGCGGATCGTATCGAGGAAGTGGCCTCCTGCGACGAGAAGGACCTGGTGGATCGCCAGATGGACATGATCATGGATCCGACAGATCCGGCGGTCATCGCGTCGGCTCGTGCGAACGGGATTGCGGACTCCACGCTGGACGCGGCGGCGAAGTCGCCGGTTTACCGCTTTGTGAAAGAGTGGAACCTCGCGCTGCCACTCCACCCGGAGTTCCGGACGCTGCCCATGTTGTTCTATGTGCCGCCCCTTCTTCCCGTGATGGCATCGGTGCGCGACCGCTCGGAAGCGGGCGACGAACTCAACCCCATGTCGAAGGTCTGGGAAGACCAGTGGCTATACGACACTTCCACGGAGGAGTTGTGGGGGTCCATTGAGCAGGCACGCATCCCCATGAAGTACATGGCCAACCTCTTCAGCGCGGGCGACGAAGGCAAGGTCCGCGAACGCATCCAGAAGATGATGGCGATGCGGATTCACCGGCGTCAAGTGACGGTGGGTGATGTGAGCGAAGACAAGGCCAATGCGGCACTTTGCGCGGCCGACCTCACGACCGACAGCGCGGATGCCATCTACAAACTCACCTCCCTGGCGAAGTTCAACGACCGCTTTGTGATTCCGGCGGCACATCGCGAGCAGGCCATCGAGATGCTCGAGTTCACCGGCGACAAGCGCGGCAGCACGGGGTTTGGTTCGCACGACACCCCGGCTCGTGGGATCTAG
- the narI gene encoding respiratory nitrate reductase subunit gamma, whose translation MNSLNGFLFIGLPYLTMALFLAGTIFRYRQTGFRVSSLSSQFLEGQRLFWGSVPFHWGILALFVGHLWAFFLPEQMLLWNSHPVRLLALEVTGAAFGLSVLFGLVFLLVRRLGNPRVRMVTNRMDLTIEILLIAQVILGCWTAIGYRWGSSWFAADLTPYLRSLFLLRPDISAVVELPLIVKLHMIGAFLITGLFPFTRLVHLLVAPFHYIWRPYQRVIWNWDRKTIRDPAGAWSRTRPRNN comes from the coding sequence ATGAACAGCCTGAACGGGTTCCTGTTTATCGGGCTCCCCTACCTGACGATGGCCCTGTTTCTGGCAGGCACCATCTTTCGATATCGACAGACAGGGTTTCGTGTCTCGTCGTTGTCGTCGCAGTTTCTGGAGGGGCAGCGTCTCTTCTGGGGGTCGGTGCCGTTCCACTGGGGAATCCTCGCGCTCTTTGTGGGGCACCTCTGGGCGTTCTTCCTGCCGGAGCAGATGCTTCTGTGGAACAGCCACCCGGTTCGACTCCTTGCACTGGAAGTCACCGGCGCCGCGTTTGGACTGAGCGTGCTGTTCGGGTTGGTGTTCTTGCTGGTTCGGCGCCTCGGGAATCCCCGGGTGCGCATGGTGACGAACCGCATGGATCTCACGATCGAGATTCTCCTGATTGCCCAGGTCATTCTGGGCTGCTGGACGGCCATTGGGTATCGCTGGGGCTCGTCGTGGTTTGCGGCGGACCTCACGCCCTACCTGCGGTCGTTGTTCCTGCTTCGGCCGGACATCAGCGCGGTGGTTGAATTGCCGCTTATCGTGAAGCTGCACATGATTGGGGCCTTCCTCATTACGGGACTGTTTCCCTTCACGCGCCTCGTTCACCTTCTTGTGGCGCCGTTCCACTACATCTGGCGCCCGTACCAGCGAGTGATCTGGAACTGGGATCGGAAGACCATCCGAGATCCTGCGGGAGCATGGAGCAGGACCCGCCCGCGGAACAACTAA
- a CDS encoding antiporter, translated as MPANIDKWDVENEEFWASTGKSVATRNLWISIPSLLCGFAVWLMWGIITVQMKNLGFPFAQTELFTLTAIAGLTGATLRIPSTFFIRLAGGRNTIFFTTALLMIPALGSAHFLKNPDTPLWVFQILAFLSGIGGGNFASSMSNISFFYPKRVQGYALGMNAGLGNFGVTTMQILIPLCMTAAIVGPLSGPSMELATTSGTIFKRIPAGSQTWLSSAGWVWMYWLIPLAFLGWTRMNNITTDSVTPGLKNPLVSFGRIAWLLLIGFVTAGVGLFFILQYAALTWVKWIVLPAVIGATVVLMKALSPGEIKGNLDRQYKIFGNKHTWVMTIIYTMTFGSFIGFSAAVGLAIKFIFGFQHGMVDGVMVHGGMVDGVLSAAGNNAKAPPTFMFVWVGAFVGALIRPIGGMIADKVGGAIVTQVVAVVMTLSAIGVGYYSSLAYQSMTPETYFIPFFVLIVILFAATGVGNGSTFRTISMVFNQEQAGPVLGWTSAVAAYGAFLIPKLIGEQMKAATPEVAMYGLAVFYAFCAVLNWWYYLGPKAEHKNP; from the coding sequence ATGCCAGCGAACATCGACAAATGGGATGTCGAAAACGAAGAGTTCTGGGCGAGCACAGGTAAGAGTGTTGCGACCAGAAACCTGTGGATCTCGATCCCGAGTCTGCTGTGCGGTTTTGCCGTCTGGCTCATGTGGGGGATCATTACGGTCCAGATGAAAAACCTCGGGTTCCCGTTTGCACAGACGGAACTCTTCACACTCACGGCCATCGCGGGGCTCACGGGTGCGACGCTTCGCATTCCCAGCACCTTCTTTATCCGCCTGGCGGGCGGACGAAACACCATCTTCTTCACCACCGCGCTCCTGATGATTCCGGCGCTCGGTTCCGCCCACTTCCTGAAGAACCCGGACACCCCGCTCTGGGTATTCCAGATTCTGGCGTTTCTGTCCGGAATCGGCGGTGGGAACTTTGCGTCTTCCATGTCCAACATCAGTTTCTTCTACCCGAAGCGCGTGCAGGGCTACGCGCTGGGCATGAACGCCGGGCTCGGGAACTTCGGTGTGACGACCATGCAGATTCTGATTCCGCTCTGCATGACGGCCGCCATTGTCGGGCCGCTGAGTGGTCCCTCGATGGAACTGGCCACGACCAGCGGCACCATCTTCAAGCGCATTCCGGCAGGGTCGCAGACATGGCTCTCCAGCGCGGGTTGGGTGTGGATGTACTGGCTGATTCCACTGGCATTCCTTGGCTGGACACGGATGAACAACATCACCACCGATTCCGTCACGCCGGGCTTGAAAAACCCACTGGTCTCGTTTGGCCGGATCGCCTGGCTGCTTCTGATCGGGTTTGTGACGGCAGGTGTGGGTCTGTTCTTCATTCTTCAGTACGCGGCCCTCACATGGGTCAAGTGGATCGTGCTGCCCGCCGTGATTGGGGCGACGGTCGTCCTGATGAAGGCACTCTCGCCCGGCGAAATCAAAGGCAACCTGGACAGGCAGTACAAGATCTTCGGCAACAAGCATACCTGGGTGATGACCATCATTTACACGATGACCTTTGGTTCGTTCATCGGGTTCTCCGCGGCCGTGGGGCTGGCCATCAAGTTCATCTTCGGCTTTCAGCACGGCATGGTGGATGGCGTCATGGTGCACGGCGGCATGGTGGACGGAGTGTTGTCCGCAGCCGGGAACAACGCGAAGGCTCCGCCCACCTTTATGTTTGTCTGGGTGGGTGCGTTTGTGGGTGCGCTGATTCGCCCAATCGGAGGAATGATTGCGGACAAGGTCGGTGGCGCCATTGTGACACAGGTGGTCGCCGTGGTGATGACGCTCTCCGCGATCGGCGTGGGCTACTACTCATCCCTTGCGTATCAATCGATGACGCCGGAGACCTACTTCATTCCGTTCTTTGTGCTGATTGTCATTCTGTTTGCCGCGACGGGCGTCGGAAACGGCTCCACATTCCGCACGATCTCCATGGTGTTCAACCAGGAACAAGCCGGACCGGTTCTCGGATGGACTTCCGCAGTCGCCGCGTACGGCGCTTTCCTGATTCCAAAACTGATCGGCGAGCAGATGAAGGCAGCCACCCCGGAAGTCGCCATGTACGGACTGGCCGTCTTCTACGCGTTCTGCGCAGTCCTGAACTGGTGGTACTACCTCGGTCCGAAGGCGGAGCACAAGAACCCGTAG